The Catenuloplanes niger genome includes a window with the following:
- a CDS encoding non-ribosomal peptide synthetase/type I polyketide synthase: MRHSLDATSPEKIAIVGIGCRLPGGASDHRSFWRNLLDGKDCITDTPADRYDVRTLGSRDKAKPGRLIGGRGGYIDGVAEFDPAFFGISPREAEHMDPQQRKLLEVAWEALEDGGQIPGDLAGTDVGVFVGAFTLDYKILQFADLSFETLAAHTATGTMMTMVSNRISYCFDFRGPSLSIDTACSSSLVAVHLARQSLLRGESRVALAGGTLLHLTPQYTIAETKGGFLSPEGRSRTFDASANGYVRAEGVGVVVLKRLSDAVRDGDPVYAVIAGSGVNQDGRTNGITVPNADAQTSLIERVCAEAGVSPGSLQYIEAHGTSTPVGDPIEANALSRALAIGRAPGERCYVGSVKTNIGHTESAAGVAGLIKTALALKHRIIPPHINLERINPAIDEASLSFEIPTEPTPWPAHTGPARAGVNSFGFGGTNAHVLLEEAPPVTGPAAVSAVPGHTMLPLTARDPAVLPRLAAGVHAELTGGDAGGVALADLGHTLAHRRQHHDSRLSVVYSSRESLDEALAAYGRGEPHPRVLTGQRRDAADRRLVWVFTGMGPQWWAMGRQLFETEPVYRATVERCDWVFRRLTGWSLVDELNADEVDSHMAETWLAQPANFAVQIGLAALWRSYGIRPDAIVGHSTGEVAAFYEAGVYTLEDAVRVVVHRSRLQQKLVGTGTMLAVGLTEPEARQRVQPYGDAISVAAVNSPGAVTLAGDEDALTDLAGRLAAEQTFAKFLAVRVPYHSARMQAIKDELLTSLAGLAPRQARVPLYLTATDGVADGPELDAGYWWRNVRDTVRFGAAADRLIGDGYRLFLEIGPHPVLGHSIQECLADRDVTGRTLPSIRRAENEPERMIMSLAALFTEGFPIAWDVLQPAGSTVPLPPYPFRTDRFWVEPAPVAQIRLGRRDHPLLGRRLATAGPVWEAKLDTEAAPYLDDHRIQDNVVFPAAGYLEMAAQAARAVTGGAGVTLTGVELRKALFLTGGDTRTVQTAVAAEDGVFTVASLTADAAEPAVHATGALTAGRPRGDTPPLDVAAIRDRTALHLTSAECYTGLAAQGYGYGPAFQAIAEVWIGPDEALARLRPPAALGGDATALHAHPALLDAAFQTLLTPQLLEPAGDDGRRGIRLPLSIGEVSLDAFGDRELWVHATVTRRTADELVGDLAVYATDGTPVGTVRAFRAADVEKASAAVSVATIDGWLAAPAWVPLPPLPAPAADATPAGARWLILADGTGLAEEFAALVTAHGGRCHLVRPGTAPHVDAAAGRSTVRPDSADDLRRVLAESGGPADHVLHLWNLDLPDFGDLTAPDLPGCGTLGAYSLIALARALSGRETGERLHVVTRNSQPVDGAGVPQPAAAPAWGVARVLRDQELPGHRGKIVDLGVPDPDRRAEAVALWRELTHDDEDEVALRGGDRFTCRLRPAAELHRPLPLRLRPDGAYLVTGAFGALGRLLCRTLVRRGARRLVLAGRTPVPPRERWDEPGWDAATRDRIAFLTELETLGCQPLVARVDVTDERALTGWLDEYRRLRSAPIRGVFHLAGQVRDTRVAQMDRETFDAAYDPKVTGAYLLHRHLGDEPLDHFVLFASIASLLTTAGQANYAAGNAFLDALAHHRRATGRPALSLDWGPWATGMIEELGLVDHYRNNRGMSSLSPAAGMAVLERVAGERHPQLMVATVVNWPAFLSWYDRPPALVAELAAAAAQPADTTHSSFLEEFRDAGEDERHRLLSERFVAVVADVLRTPAETVDPSAGVTALGLDSLLAMELRARISAELHVTLPVVALLSGVSVTDLIGQVHEGLLDALDAGDVTAADVTVHADEARYPLTQNQNALWFLKQLDPDGFAYNIGGAVEVRVAIEPDLMFEAVRVLIARHPSLRANFLMEQGRPVQRISAEPRADVALFDVRGAEWDDVYQAIIREYRRPYDLEHDPLLRFRLFRRGEDRWIIMKAVHHIVSDAISTFTFIEELLAVYEGLRRGETVSLPPVASSYLDFLNWQNRFLASPQAKRSLDYWTAHLPAEIPALQLTTDHPRPAVQTHNGASEFFTLDAELSARVHATAREHHVTPFMVLLSAYYVLLHRYSGQDDVIVGSPVTGRTQEEFGSVYGYFVNPLPLRANLAGDPAVGELLAQVRETVLNGLDNQEYPFVLLVEQLGLQHDPSRSAVFQAMFILLTHKVATEKYGYRLEYIELPEEEGQFDLTLSVYEEEADQRFHCVFKYNTDLFLPETVRRLSGHYVRLLDSLTTAAADTPVARLELLADDERERLLTAWSGADRHAEYGPPVHELIVAAAAARPGTDAVVSPAGSGPAHRLTYAALERRSRALAHRLRRLGVGNGTVVALCQEKSADLVTSILAVLRAGGAYLPLDPGYPPERLAYLVGNAGAALVLADDTGLARLSAASGDVRDVAALLAEADREPTAELDVRVTRDDPAYVVYTSGSTGVPKPVRVTHGNLAAVYAGWRTEYGLDSDVRVHLQMAGVAFDVFTGDLTRALCSGGTLVLADRNLLLDTGRLYRTMTEERVDCGEFVPAIVRGLLAHCERDEQRLDFMRLLVVGSDVWKVEEYERLRAVCGPGTRVVNSYGLTEATIDTTYFEGPADGLEPGRMVPIGRPFPNSAVYLLDRHGEPVPPGVPGEVWVGGDGVAAGYPGDEEQTARRFVTRTLSRRPDAAALRLYRTGDLGRWDADGVLHLLGRADNQVKVRGHRIETGEVESHLLSRPEVADAVVVVRPDATGEPALAAYWVPAGESPPDGRELRRWLADRLPTFMIPAYLVALDALPLTSNGKVDAAALPAPRPEAGAGEPEPPVTLYEVRTAEHWRALLGCEPDLRLDFFEAGGTSIKLVELIYRLRQEFNIDIQVSRLFRITTLRGMAGTVEQIVTGRLSGGQPYLTFNPDGGATLFCFPPAGGHGLVYRQFAAQLPRWRTVGLNYLAGDDKVARYADLVERLQPAGPCLLLGYSLGGNLAFEVAKELEGRGRTVRHVIVVDSYRIAETFEFGPDEFAAFERELAEHLFRHTGSEIVARETREQARDYIEFCSRTPNTGTVRATVTVLSDQDKTAFYAAGERGSWTGASAHRDELLAGSGTHAEMLDQEHAVRNAALIRQVLGDPS; encoded by the coding sequence CCCCGGAGAAGATCGCCATCGTCGGCATCGGCTGCCGGCTGCCGGGCGGCGCCTCCGACCACCGGTCGTTCTGGCGCAACCTGCTCGACGGCAAGGACTGCATCACCGACACACCCGCGGACCGGTACGACGTACGCACGCTCGGCAGCCGGGACAAGGCCAAGCCGGGCCGGCTGATCGGCGGCCGGGGCGGTTACATCGACGGCGTGGCCGAGTTCGACCCGGCCTTCTTCGGCATCAGCCCACGCGAGGCCGAGCACATGGATCCGCAGCAACGCAAGCTGCTGGAGGTCGCCTGGGAGGCGCTGGAGGACGGCGGGCAGATCCCGGGTGACCTCGCCGGCACGGACGTCGGCGTGTTCGTCGGCGCGTTCACGCTGGACTACAAGATCCTGCAGTTCGCCGACCTGAGCTTCGAGACCCTGGCCGCGCACACCGCGACCGGAACCATGATGACGATGGTCTCCAACCGCATCTCCTACTGCTTCGACTTCCGCGGGCCGAGCCTGTCGATCGACACCGCGTGCAGCTCGTCGCTGGTCGCCGTGCACCTGGCCCGGCAGAGCCTGCTGCGCGGGGAGAGCCGGGTCGCGCTGGCCGGCGGCACGCTGCTGCACCTGACCCCGCAGTACACGATCGCCGAGACCAAGGGCGGTTTCCTGTCGCCGGAGGGCCGGTCGCGCACGTTCGACGCGTCCGCGAACGGCTACGTACGCGCGGAGGGGGTCGGGGTCGTCGTGCTGAAACGGCTGTCCGACGCGGTGCGCGACGGCGACCCGGTCTACGCCGTGATCGCCGGCAGCGGTGTCAACCAGGACGGCCGCACGAACGGCATCACGGTCCCGAACGCGGACGCCCAGACGTCGCTGATCGAGCGGGTCTGCGCCGAGGCCGGCGTGTCGCCCGGCAGCCTGCAGTACATCGAGGCGCACGGCACCTCCACGCCGGTGGGTGACCCGATCGAGGCGAACGCGCTCAGCCGCGCGCTGGCCATCGGCCGCGCCCCGGGCGAGCGCTGCTACGTGGGCTCGGTCAAGACGAACATCGGGCACACCGAGTCGGCCGCGGGCGTCGCCGGCCTGATCAAGACCGCGCTGGCGCTCAAGCACCGGATCATCCCGCCGCACATCAACCTGGAGCGGATCAATCCCGCGATCGACGAGGCGTCGCTGTCGTTCGAGATCCCCACCGAGCCGACGCCCTGGCCGGCGCACACCGGGCCGGCACGGGCCGGGGTGAACTCGTTCGGGTTCGGCGGCACCAACGCGCACGTGCTGCTGGAGGAGGCGCCGCCCGTGACCGGGCCGGCCGCGGTGTCCGCCGTGCCGGGTCACACGATGCTGCCGCTGACCGCCCGCGATCCGGCCGTGCTGCCGCGGCTGGCCGCCGGCGTCCACGCGGAACTGACCGGCGGCGACGCGGGTGGTGTCGCGCTGGCCGACCTCGGGCACACGCTGGCGCACCGGCGGCAGCACCACGACTCCCGGCTGTCGGTCGTCTACTCCTCGCGCGAGTCGCTGGACGAGGCGCTGGCCGCCTACGGGCGCGGCGAGCCACACCCCCGGGTGCTGACCGGCCAGCGCCGCGACGCGGCGGACCGGCGCCTGGTGTGGGTGTTCACCGGCATGGGCCCGCAGTGGTGGGCGATGGGCCGGCAGCTGTTCGAGACCGAGCCGGTCTACCGGGCCACGGTCGAACGATGCGACTGGGTGTTCCGCCGGCTCACCGGCTGGTCGCTGGTCGACGAGCTGAACGCGGACGAGGTCGACTCGCACATGGCGGAGACCTGGCTGGCCCAGCCGGCCAACTTCGCGGTCCAGATCGGTCTCGCCGCGCTGTGGCGCAGCTACGGCATCCGGCCGGACGCGATCGTCGGGCACAGCACCGGCGAGGTGGCGGCGTTCTACGAGGCCGGCGTGTACACGCTGGAGGACGCGGTGCGCGTGGTCGTCCACCGCAGCCGGCTCCAGCAGAAGCTGGTCGGCACCGGCACCATGCTCGCGGTCGGCCTGACCGAACCCGAGGCGCGGCAACGGGTGCAGCCCTACGGCGACGCGATCTCGGTGGCCGCGGTGAACAGCCCCGGCGCCGTCACGCTCGCCGGTGACGAGGACGCGCTCACCGACCTCGCCGGGCGGCTGGCGGCCGAGCAGACGTTCGCGAAGTTCCTCGCGGTGCGGGTGCCGTACCACAGCGCGCGGATGCAGGCGATCAAGGACGAACTGCTGACCTCGCTCGCCGGGCTGGCCCCGAGGCAGGCCCGGGTGCCGCTCTACCTGACCGCGACGGACGGCGTGGCGGACGGGCCGGAGCTCGACGCCGGGTACTGGTGGCGCAACGTGCGGGACACCGTCCGGTTCGGTGCCGCGGCCGACCGGCTGATCGGCGACGGCTACCGGCTCTTCCTGGAGATCGGCCCGCACCCGGTGCTGGGCCACTCGATCCAGGAGTGCCTGGCCGACCGCGACGTGACGGGCCGGACGCTGCCGTCGATCCGGCGCGCCGAGAACGAGCCGGAGCGGATGATCATGTCGCTCGCGGCGCTGTTCACCGAGGGTTTCCCGATCGCCTGGGACGTGCTGCAGCCGGCCGGGTCCACGGTGCCGCTTCCGCCGTACCCGTTCCGGACCGACCGCTTCTGGGTGGAGCCGGCACCGGTGGCCCAGATCCGGCTCGGCCGGCGCGACCACCCGCTGCTGGGGCGGCGGCTGGCCACCGCGGGCCCGGTCTGGGAGGCGAAACTGGACACCGAGGCCGCACCCTACCTCGACGATCACCGGATCCAGGACAACGTCGTCTTCCCCGCCGCCGGCTACCTCGAGATGGCGGCGCAGGCGGCCCGCGCGGTCACCGGCGGGGCCGGGGTCACGTTGACCGGCGTCGAGCTGCGCAAGGCGCTGTTCCTCACCGGCGGCGACACCCGGACCGTGCAGACCGCGGTCGCCGCGGAGGACGGCGTGTTCACGGTGGCCTCGCTGACCGCGGACGCCGCCGAGCCCGCCGTGCACGCGACCGGGGCGCTGACCGCGGGCCGGCCGCGCGGGGACACGCCGCCGCTGGACGTGGCGGCGATCCGCGACCGCACCGCGCTGCACCTGACGTCCGCGGAGTGCTACACCGGGCTCGCCGCGCAGGGATACGGGTACGGCCCGGCGTTCCAGGCCATCGCCGAGGTGTGGATCGGGCCGGACGAGGCACTGGCCCGGCTCCGGCCGCCGGCCGCGCTGGGCGGCGACGCCACCGCGCTCCACGCCCACCCGGCGCTGCTCGACGCCGCCTTCCAGACGCTGCTCACCCCGCAACTGCTGGAGCCGGCCGGGGACGACGGCCGGCGCGGCATCCGGCTGCCGCTGTCCATCGGGGAGGTCTCCCTCGACGCGTTCGGCGACCGGGAGCTGTGGGTGCACGCCACGGTCACCCGGCGGACCGCGGACGAGCTCGTCGGCGACCTGGCGGTGTACGCCACGGACGGCACACCGGTGGGCACGGTCCGCGCGTTCCGGGCCGCCGACGTGGAGAAGGCGTCGGCCGCGGTCAGCGTCGCCACGATCGACGGCTGGCTGGCCGCACCGGCGTGGGTGCCGCTCCCGCCGCTGCCCGCACCGGCGGCGGACGCGACGCCGGCCGGGGCGCGATGGCTGATCCTGGCCGACGGCACCGGCCTGGCGGAGGAGTTCGCCGCCCTGGTCACCGCGCACGGCGGACGGTGCCACCTGGTCCGGCCCGGCACCGCGCCGCACGTCGACGCGGCCGCGGGACGCTCGACGGTACGGCCGGACTCCGCCGACGACCTGCGCCGCGTGCTCGCCGAGAGCGGCGGCCCGGCCGATCACGTGCTGCACCTGTGGAACCTCGACCTGCCGGACTTCGGCGACCTGACCGCCCCGGACCTGCCCGGCTGCGGCACGCTCGGCGCCTACTCCCTGATCGCGCTCGCCCGGGCACTGTCCGGCCGGGAGACCGGCGAGCGGCTGCACGTCGTGACCCGCAACAGCCAGCCGGTGGACGGGGCCGGCGTCCCGCAGCCGGCGGCCGCGCCCGCCTGGGGTGTCGCCCGCGTGCTGCGGGACCAGGAACTGCCCGGCCACCGCGGCAAGATCGTGGATCTCGGCGTGCCGGACCCGGACCGCCGGGCGGAGGCCGTGGCGCTGTGGCGGGAGCTGACCCACGACGACGAGGACGAGGTCGCGCTGCGCGGCGGTGACCGGTTCACCTGCCGGCTGCGGCCCGCGGCGGAGCTGCACCGCCCGTTGCCGCTGCGGCTGCGGCCGGACGGCGCCTACCTGGTCACCGGCGCGTTCGGCGCGCTCGGCCGGCTGCTGTGCCGGACCCTGGTGCGCCGCGGCGCGCGACGGCTCGTCCTCGCCGGGCGCACGCCGGTGCCGCCCCGTGAGCGGTGGGACGAACCCGGCTGGGACGCCGCGACCCGGGACCGGATCGCGTTCCTGACCGAGCTGGAGACGCTCGGCTGCCAGCCGCTCGTGGCCCGGGTGGACGTCACCGACGAGCGCGCGCTGACCGGCTGGCTGGACGAGTACCGGCGGCTGCGGTCCGCGCCGATCCGGGGCGTGTTCCACCTCGCCGGCCAGGTCCGGGACACCCGCGTTGCGCAGATGGACCGGGAGACGTTCGACGCCGCGTACGACCCGAAGGTGACCGGCGCCTACCTGCTGCACCGGCACCTGGGCGACGAGCCGCTGGACCACTTCGTGCTGTTCGCGTCGATCGCCTCGCTGCTGACCACGGCCGGGCAGGCGAACTACGCCGCCGGCAACGCGTTCCTGGACGCCCTCGCCCACCACCGGCGGGCCACCGGCCGGCCGGCGCTGAGCCTGGACTGGGGGCCGTGGGCCACCGGCATGATCGAGGAGCTGGGCCTGGTCGACCACTACCGGAACAACCGCGGCATGAGTTCGCTGTCCCCGGCCGCCGGCATGGCGGTGCTGGAACGGGTCGCCGGCGAGCGCCACCCGCAGCTGATGGTGGCGACCGTGGTCAACTGGCCGGCCTTCCTCTCCTGGTACGACCGGCCGCCCGCGCTGGTGGCCGAGCTGGCCGCCGCGGCCGCGCAGCCGGCGGACACCACGCACAGCAGCTTCCTGGAGGAGTTCCGGGACGCGGGCGAGGACGAGCGGCACCGGCTGCTGAGCGAGCGGTTCGTCGCGGTCGTCGCCGACGTGCTCCGCACGCCCGCCGAGACGGTGGACCCGTCGGCCGGCGTCACCGCGCTCGGCCTCGACTCGCTGCTGGCCATGGAGCTGCGCGCCCGGATCTCCGCCGAGCTGCACGTCACCCTGCCGGTGGTCGCGCTGCTCAGCGGCGTCTCGGTCACCGACCTGATCGGGCAGGTGCACGAGGGCCTGCTCGACGCGCTGGACGCCGGCGACGTCACCGCCGCGGACGTGACGGTCCACGCGGACGAGGCGCGGTATCCGCTCACCCAGAACCAGAACGCGCTGTGGTTCCTCAAGCAGCTGGACCCGGACGGCTTCGCCTACAACATCGGCGGTGCGGTCGAGGTCCGCGTCGCGATCGAGCCGGACCTCATGTTCGAGGCGGTGCGGGTGCTGATCGCCCGGCACCCGAGCCTGCGGGCGAACTTCCTGATGGAGCAGGGCCGGCCGGTCCAGCGCATCTCCGCGGAGCCCCGGGCCGACGTGGCGCTGTTCGACGTCCGCGGCGCGGAGTGGGACGACGTCTACCAGGCGATCATCCGGGAGTACCGCCGCCCGTACGACCTGGAGCACGATCCGCTGCTGCGGTTCCGGCTGTTCCGGCGCGGCGAGGACCGCTGGATCATCATGAAGGCCGTCCACCACATCGTCTCGGACGCCATCTCCACGTTCACGTTCATCGAGGAGCTGCTCGCCGTCTACGAGGGGCTGCGGCGCGGCGAGACCGTGTCGCTGCCGCCGGTGGCGTCGTCGTACCTCGACTTCCTCAACTGGCAGAACCGGTTCTTGGCGAGTCCGCAGGCGAAGCGCTCGCTGGACTACTGGACGGCGCACCTGCCGGCCGAAATCCCGGCGCTCCAGCTGACCACGGACCATCCGCGGCCCGCGGTGCAGACCCACAACGGCGCGTCCGAGTTCTTCACGCTCGACGCGGAGCTCAGCGCGCGGGTGCACGCCACGGCCCGGGAGCACCACGTCACCCCGTTCATGGTGCTGCTCTCCGCCTACTACGTGCTGCTGCACCGCTACAGCGGGCAGGACGACGTCATCGTGGGCAGCCCGGTGACCGGTCGTACCCAGGAGGAGTTCGGGTCGGTCTACGGCTACTTCGTCAACCCGCTGCCGCTGCGGGCGAACCTGGCCGGTGACCCGGCCGTCGGCGAGCTGCTCGCCCAGGTGCGCGAGACCGTCCTCAACGGACTCGACAACCAGGAGTACCCGTTCGTGCTGCTGGTGGAGCAGCTCGGCCTGCAGCACGACCCGAGCCGGTCGGCGGTCTTCCAGGCGATGTTCATCCTGCTCACGCACAAGGTGGCGACGGAGAAGTACGGCTATCGGCTGGAGTACATCGAACTGCCGGAGGAGGAGGGCCAGTTCGACCTGACCCTGTCGGTGTACGAGGAGGAGGCCGACCAGCGCTTCCACTGCGTGTTCAAGTACAACACCGACCTGTTCCTGCCGGAGACGGTCCGGCGGCTGTCCGGGCACTACGTGCGGCTGCTGGACTCGCTGACCACGGCAGCCGCGGACACCCCGGTCGCCCGGCTGGAACTGCTCGCCGACGACGAGCGCGAGCGGCTGCTCACCGCGTGGAGCGGCGCGGACCGGCACGCCGAGTACGGCCCACCGGTGCACGAGCTGATCGTCGCGGCCGCCGCGGCGCGGCCCGGCACCGACGCGGTCGTGTCACCGGCCGGGTCCGGGCCGGCGCACCGGCTGACCTATGCCGCGCTGGAACGCCGGTCCCGCGCGCTCGCACACCGGCTGCGGCGGCTCGGGGTGGGCAACGGCACCGTGGTCGCGCTGTGCCAGGAGAAGTCCGCGGACCTGGTCACGTCGATCCTCGCGGTGCTCCGGGCCGGCGGCGCCTACCTGCCGCTGGACCCGGGATACCCGCCGGAGCGCCTCGCGTACCTGGTGGGCAACGCCGGTGCGGCGCTGGTGCTCGCCGACGACACCGGACTGGCCCGCCTGTCGGCCGCGTCCGGCGACGTACGCGACGTGGCGGCGCTGCTGGCGGAGGCGGACCGGGAGCCCACGGCCGAGCTCGACGTGCGGGTGACGCGCGACGACCCGGCCTACGTGGTCTACACCTCCGGGTCGACCGGCGTGCCGAAGCCGGTCCGGGTCACCCACGGCAACCTGGCCGCCGTGTACGCGGGCTGGCGCACCGAGTACGGCCTGGACTCCGACGTCCGGGTGCACCTGCAGATGGCCGGCGTCGCGTTCGACGTCTTCACCGGCGACCTGACCCGCGCGCTCTGCTCCGGCGGCACGCTCGTGCTCGCGGACCGCAACCTGCTGCTCGACACCGGCCGGCTGTACCGCACGATGACCGAGGAGCGGGTGGACTGCGGCGAGTTCGTGCCCGCGATCGTCCGCGGCCTGCTCGCCCACTGCGAACGGGACGAGCAGCGGCTGGACTTCATGCGCCTGCTGGTGGTCGGCTCGGACGTGTGGAAGGTGGAGGAGTACGAGCGGCTGCGCGCGGTCTGCGGTCCCGGCACCCGGGTGGTCAACTCGTACGGGCTGACCGAGGCCACCATCGACACCACGTACTTCGAGGGCCCGGCGGACGGGCTGGAACCCGGCCGGATGGTGCCGATCGGCCGGCCGTTCCCGAACAGCGCGGTCTATCTGCTCGACCGGCACGGCGAGCCGGTCCCGCCCGGCGTACCCGGTGAGGTGTGGGTCGGCGGGGACGGGGTGGCCGCCGGCTATCCGGGCGACGAGGAGCAGACCGCGCGGCGGTTCGTCACCCGGACGCTGAGCCGCCGCCCGGACGCGGCCGCGCTGCGGCTCTACCGCACCGGTGACCTCGGCCGGTGGGACGCCGACGGCGTGCTGCACCTGCTGGGCCGGGCCGACAACCAGGTCAAGGTGCGCGGGCACCGGATCGAGACCGGCGAGGTGGAGTCACACCTGCTGAGCCGGCCGGAGGTCGCGGACGCGGTGGTCGTGGTCCGGCCGGACGCCACCGGTGAGCCCGCGCTCGCCGCCTACTGGGTGCCGGCCGGCGAGAGCCCGCCCGACGGTCGGGAGCTGCGCCGCTGGCTCGCCGACCGGCTGCCGACCTTCATGATCCCGGCGTACCTGGTGGCGCTGGACGCGTTGCCGCTGACGTCGAACGGCAAGGTCGACGCCGCCGCGCTGCCGGCACCGCGGCCGGAGGCCGGCGCCGGCGAACCGGAACCGCCGGTCACGCTGTACGAGGTCCGGACGGCCGAGCACTGGCGCGCGCTGCTCGGCTGCGAACCGGATCTGCGGCTGGACTTCTTCGAGGCCGGCGGTACGTCGATCAAGCTCGTCGAGCTGATCTACCGGCTCCGGCAGGAGTTCAACATCGACATCCAGGTGAGCCGGCTGTTCCGGATCACCACGCTGCGCGGCATGGCCGGCACGGTCGAGCAGATCGTCACCGGCCGGCTCAGCGGCGGGCAGCCCTACCTGACGTTCAACCCCGACGGCGGGGCGACCCTGTTCTGCTTCCCGCCGGCCGGCGGGCACGGGCTGGTGTACCGCCAGTTCGCGGCGCAGCTGCCGCGGTGGCGGACGGTCGGGCTGAACTACCTGGCCGGGGACGACAAGGTCGCCCGCTACGCGGACCTGGTCGAGCGGCTCCAGCCCGCGGGGCCCTGCCTGCTCCTCGGCTACTCCCTCGGCGGGAACCTGGCCTTCGAGGTGGCGAAGGAGCTGGAGGGCCGCGGCCGGACCGTGCGCCACGTGATCGTCGTCGACTCGTACCGGATCGCGGAGACGTTCGAGTTCGGGCCGGACGAGTTCGCGGCGTTCGAGCGGGAGCTGGCCGAGCACCTGTTCCGGCACACCGGGTCGGAGATCGTCGCCCGGGAGACCCGGGAGCAGGCCCGGGACTACATCGAGTTCTGCAGCCGGACGCCGAACACCGGCACGGTCCGGGCGACCGTGACGGTCCTCAGTGATCAGGACAAGACCGCGTTCTACGCGGCCGGCGAGCGCGGGAGCTGGACCGGCGCGTCGGCCCACCGGGACGAGCTGTTGGCCGGTTCCGGCACGCACGCCGAGATGCTCGACCAGGAGCACGCCGTCCGCAACGCCGCCCTGATCCGCCAGGTCCTGGGCGACCCCAGCTGA